From the Rhodococcus sp. NBC_00297 genome, one window contains:
- a CDS encoding TIGR02569 family protein: MTSAEPPQHVIGTFGLRDVAPVALGADWDGGWRLGDVVLSPVADHARGAWSAKVRETLAVEGVRLARPVRSTDGRYVVSGWRADTYIEGVPEPRHDEVVSLATRLHVATSQLEKPRFLTQTPVAPWSDVDVFVAADRAAWEQVPFRSARAGGAVEPTSPDGVRSVEVIGQLATLRRPVREPDQLVHGDLFGTVLFDGVQAPGITDITPYWRPASWAAAVVVVDALSWGGADDGLIGRWEDLPEWPQMLLRAVMFRLAVHALHPRSTAEAFPGLARTADLVRLIL, encoded by the coding sequence ATGACATCGGCGGAACCTCCCCAGCACGTCATCGGCACGTTCGGGCTCCGAGACGTCGCGCCGGTGGCTCTGGGAGCGGACTGGGACGGCGGTTGGCGTCTCGGTGACGTCGTCCTGTCCCCGGTGGCCGATCACGCCCGCGGTGCCTGGTCGGCGAAGGTGCGCGAAACCCTTGCGGTGGAGGGGGTTCGGCTCGCGCGGCCGGTGCGGTCGACCGACGGCCGCTACGTCGTGTCCGGATGGCGCGCGGACACGTACATCGAGGGGGTTCCCGAACCCCGCCACGACGAGGTCGTCTCGCTGGCGACCCGGCTGCACGTCGCGACGTCGCAGCTCGAGAAACCGCGGTTCCTGACCCAGACGCCGGTCGCGCCGTGGAGTGACGTGGACGTGTTCGTCGCCGCTGATCGTGCTGCGTGGGAACAGGTTCCGTTCCGCTCCGCCCGTGCCGGGGGAGCGGTGGAGCCGACGTCGCCGGACGGTGTGCGCAGTGTCGAGGTGATCGGTCAGCTGGCCACCCTGCGTCGGCCGGTGCGCGAGCCCGACCAGTTGGTGCACGGAGATCTGTTCGGCACGGTGCTGTTCGACGGCGTGCAGGCTCCCGGTATCACCGACATCACCCCGTACTGGCGCCCCGCGTCGTGGGCCGCGGCCGTGGTGGTCGTCGACGCGCTCTCCTGGGGCGGCGCGGACGACGGGCTCATCGGCCGCTGGGAGGATCTCCCCGAGTGGCCGCAGATGTTATTGCGGGCGGTGATGTTCCGCCTCGCGGTGCACGCTCTGCATCCGCGCTCGACCGCCGAGGCGTTTCCCGGTCTGGCCCGTACCGCCGATCTGGTGCGCCTGATCCTCTAG
- a CDS encoding FadR/GntR family transcriptional regulator: protein MQPVRRQSLIGQVTDQLRGEIESGTWAVGTRIPTEPELTELTGTGRNTVREAVQALVHAGMLERRQGSGTYVLASSEMPSALGKYFSSARRRDVLELRRALDITAATLAAERRTDEDVRMLEDTLAHRTALWDVDRTRALHLDVSLHRAIVAASHNSIYLEVYDFLLPSIEETILDHDADSDRAFHEEHAALVRAVVSGDADAAATAARCFFTELAADGADDRDTGALPTD from the coding sequence GTGCAACCCGTACGCCGACAGAGCCTCATCGGGCAGGTCACCGACCAGTTACGAGGCGAGATCGAGTCCGGGACGTGGGCCGTCGGTACGCGGATACCCACAGAACCGGAGTTGACCGAGCTGACCGGCACGGGACGCAACACCGTTCGCGAGGCCGTCCAGGCGCTGGTGCACGCGGGCATGCTCGAGCGGCGCCAGGGATCGGGCACCTACGTGCTCGCGTCGTCGGAGATGCCGTCGGCCCTCGGCAAGTACTTCTCGTCCGCGCGGCGACGCGACGTCCTGGAGCTGCGGCGGGCGCTCGACATCACCGCGGCCACACTGGCCGCCGAGCGGCGGACCGACGAGGACGTCCGGATGCTCGAGGACACCCTGGCGCATCGGACCGCACTGTGGGACGTGGACCGCACCCGGGCCCTGCATCTCGACGTGTCCCTGCACCGTGCCATCGTCGCGGCCAGCCACAACAGCATCTACCTGGAGGTCTACGACTTCCTGCTCCCCAGTATCGAGGAGACCATCCTCGACCACGACGCCGATTCCGACCGTGCGTTCCACGAGGAGCACGCGGCCCTGGTCCGAGCGGTCGTGTCCGGGGACGCCGACGCGGCGGCCACCGCCGCACGCTGCTTCTTCACCGAGCTCGCCGCGGACGGTGCCGATGATCGGGACACCGGCGCACTGCCGACCGACTAG
- a CDS encoding MFS transporter, with protein sequence MTATATTAEPGSRSTLQGRLLVFAALILSAFTLRAAVTSVSPLFPRIGDDLGFGAGAIGLLGMLPTAMFALFGVLTPVIATRLGLERTALAAAALTGVGIFARAFAPGLGSLALLSAVALAGMGIGNVVIPPLVKRYFSDRLAMMSTVYICLLQLGTIVPSLTAVPVADAVGWRWSLAMWGVAAVAAVVPWTAIMLTRRTRPAAPAVRGAESPAQDAAVEAELDGPLTEPSAHSVAPPVPVWRTSLGWGMAGMFAMTSMVTYSMLTWLPSLLVEAGISEGAAGASLGVFAAVGLAGSLLAPSFTSRMVDPYPIVIGCAVCYLAGFAGLLWAPATGTVLWLVLVGAGPTTFPMSLTLINLRTRTAVGSASLSGFTQGVGYTIACAGPILFGVLHENTGGWEWSFAFLTCGIAVLLVAAKAACRPRVLEDGPVRQAQSRP encoded by the coding sequence ATGACTGCGACCGCCACCACTGCCGAGCCCGGGTCACGCTCGACACTGCAGGGACGGCTGTTGGTGTTCGCGGCACTCATCCTGTCCGCGTTCACACTTCGGGCAGCGGTCACCTCGGTGTCGCCGCTGTTCCCCCGGATCGGCGACGACCTCGGGTTCGGCGCCGGCGCCATCGGGCTCCTCGGGATGCTCCCGACCGCGATGTTCGCGCTGTTCGGCGTGCTCACCCCGGTCATCGCGACTCGTCTCGGACTCGAACGGACGGCACTCGCCGCGGCGGCTCTGACCGGTGTCGGCATCTTCGCGCGGGCGTTCGCCCCCGGGCTCGGGTCGCTGGCGCTGCTCTCGGCGGTCGCCCTGGCCGGTATGGGCATCGGCAACGTGGTCATCCCGCCGCTGGTCAAGCGCTACTTCTCCGACCGGCTCGCCATGATGAGCACCGTCTACATCTGCCTCCTGCAGCTGGGCACCATCGTCCCGTCGCTCACGGCGGTCCCCGTCGCCGACGCGGTCGGGTGGCGCTGGTCGCTCGCGATGTGGGGTGTGGCCGCCGTCGCCGCCGTGGTGCCGTGGACGGCCATCATGCTGACGCGACGCACTCGCCCCGCCGCCCCCGCGGTGCGCGGTGCGGAGTCTCCGGCGCAGGACGCCGCCGTGGAGGCCGAGCTCGACGGGCCGCTCACCGAGCCGTCGGCCCATTCGGTGGCGCCGCCCGTCCCGGTCTGGCGCACCTCGCTCGGCTGGGGGATGGCCGGCATGTTCGCGATGACGTCCATGGTCACGTACTCGATGCTGACGTGGCTGCCCTCCCTCCTGGTCGAGGCCGGCATCAGCGAGGGTGCCGCCGGTGCCTCGCTCGGGGTGTTCGCCGCGGTCGGTCTCGCGGGTTCCCTGCTCGCGCCGTCCTTCACCAGTCGGATGGTCGACCCCTATCCCATCGTCATCGGCTGCGCGGTCTGCTATCTCGCAGGCTTCGCGGGCCTGCTGTGGGCGCCCGCGACGGGCACGGTGCTGTGGCTGGTGTTGGTCGGTGCAGGTCCGACGACGTTCCCGATGTCGCTCACGCTCATCAATCTGCGCACGCGCACGGCCGTCGGCTCGGCATCCCTGTCCGGCTTCACGCAGGGAGTCGGGTACACCATCGCCTGCGCCGGCCCCATTCTCTTCGGTGTGCTGCACGAGAACACGGGGGGCTGGGAGTGGTCGTTCGCATTCCTCACGTGCGGCATCGCCGTGCTGCTGGTCGCCGCCAAGGCCGCCTGCCGTCCGCGCGTCCTCGAGGACGGGCCCGTCCGCCAGGCTCAGTCGCGACCCTGA
- a CDS encoding nitrate/nitrite transporter, with protein sequence MTSLSDTGAATAPTGAPGAVARKHHITNWDAEDVEAWEAGGKHIARRNLIWSVVAEHVGFSIWSIWSVMVLFMPMAQYGIDPAGKFFLVAVPTLVGAILRIPYTFATAKFGGRNWTIFSALVLLIPTVLTLYFMMNPASYTTYLVVAAFAGLGGGNFASSMTNINAFYPQREKGWALGLNAGGGNIGVPVIQLIGLLVIATVGNTAPEIVCAVYLVLIAVAAVGAALYMDNLDNQKTNGRSMIDVLRFSDSWWIAFLYIGTFGSFIGYSFAFGQILQINFLAGLADGGAVTPAMQAQASLHAAQIAFIGPLLGSLSRPIGGKFADRVGGGRITMYTFVAMIFSAGILVATSMTDDATAGAATGSMMVFYVVGFILLFVLSGLGNGSVYKMIPAIFASKSTLLVGMSATEQAAWSRRMSGALIGIAGAIGALGGVGINLVLRASYSGAEKSATSAFWVFLVFYVLCAAATWAVYLRRSGARTANEQDVVTV encoded by the coding sequence GTGACCAGCTTGTCGGATACCGGCGCTGCCACGGCGCCCACCGGTGCCCCCGGTGCAGTCGCTCGTAAGCACCACATCACGAACTGGGACGCGGAGGATGTCGAGGCCTGGGAGGCCGGCGGCAAGCACATCGCCCGCCGCAACCTGATCTGGTCCGTCGTCGCGGAGCACGTCGGCTTCTCCATCTGGTCCATCTGGTCCGTGATGGTGCTCTTCATGCCGATGGCGCAGTACGGCATCGACCCGGCCGGGAAGTTCTTCCTGGTGGCCGTGCCGACATTGGTCGGCGCAATCCTGCGAATCCCGTACACGTTCGCCACCGCGAAGTTCGGCGGCCGCAACTGGACGATCTTCAGCGCCCTCGTGCTGCTGATCCCGACCGTGCTGACGCTGTACTTCATGATGAATCCCGCCTCGTACACGACGTATCTCGTCGTGGCCGCGTTCGCGGGACTGGGCGGCGGCAACTTCGCCTCCTCGATGACCAACATCAACGCCTTCTATCCCCAGCGTGAGAAGGGGTGGGCTCTCGGACTGAATGCAGGCGGCGGCAACATCGGTGTCCCCGTCATCCAACTCATCGGGCTCCTCGTCATCGCGACGGTGGGCAACACCGCACCCGAGATCGTGTGCGCCGTCTACCTCGTCCTGATCGCGGTCGCCGCCGTGGGCGCGGCCCTGTACATGGACAACCTGGACAACCAGAAGACCAACGGCCGCTCCATGATCGACGTGCTGCGTTTCTCCGACTCGTGGTGGATCGCGTTCCTCTACATCGGTACGTTCGGGTCGTTCATCGGCTACAGCTTCGCGTTCGGGCAGATCCTGCAGATCAACTTCCTCGCCGGTCTGGCCGACGGGGGTGCGGTCACCCCGGCCATGCAGGCACAGGCCTCCCTGCACGCCGCTCAGATCGCGTTCATCGGCCCGCTCCTCGGTTCCCTGTCCCGACCGATCGGCGGCAAGTTCGCCGACCGCGTCGGCGGCGGCCGCATCACGATGTACACCTTCGTCGCGATGATCTTCTCCGCCGGCATCCTGGTCGCGACGTCGATGACGGACGACGCCACGGCCGGAGCGGCGACCGGATCGATGATGGTGTTCTACGTCGTCGGCTTCATCCTGCTGTTCGTGCTCTCGGGGCTCGGTAACGGCTCCGTCTACAAGATGATCCCGGCGATCTTCGCGTCGAAGTCGACGTTGCTGGTGGGGATGTCGGCCACCGAGCAGGCCGCGTGGTCCCGCCGGATGTCCGGTGCGCTCATCGGTATCGCCGGTGCGATCGGCGCGCTCGGTGGAGTGGGCATCAACCTGGTCCTGCGCGCGTCGTACTCGGGCGCGGAGAAGTCGGCGACGTCCGCCTTCTGGGTCTTCCTCGTCTTCTACGTCCTCTGCGCCGCGGCCACGTGGGCCGTGTACCTCCGCCGATCCGGCGCGCGTACCGCGAACGAGCAGGACGTGGTCACCGTATGA
- a CDS encoding molybdopterin oxidoreductase family protein, with product MTVAASVPETLRPPATRAGTATHCPYCGLQCAMTVTGTDAASAGIEARQFPTNKGGLCQKGWTAAEVLRVPGRLTTPLVRVDGELVPTTWDAALDAVATTLRRVRAEHGADAVGIFGAGGLTNEKSYMLGKFARVALGTSNIDYNGRFCMSSAAAAGNKSFGIDRGLPFPLADIGSARAVLVLGGNVAETMPPFVQHLRTAADAGGLIVADPRRTATVDRAVSAGGVHLQLSPGTDLALALGLVHLAVVEGYADRDYIDSRTEGFDEFWTAAAQWWPERTERVTGVPVARLRETVRLLAQSRDAGTGAYVLTARGAEQHASGTDTVSAVIGLSLVLGLCGRHGTGYGCITGQGNGQGGREHGQKADQLPGYRKITDPAAREHISALWGIEESALPGAGLSAYELLDALGTPGGPRALMVHGSNIAVSAPRAGHVVDRLASLEMLVVTDFVLSETAAMADVVLPTLQWAEEEGTMTSLEGRILRRRRAVDAPEGARGELDILADLAVRLGQPADRFPRDARTVFEELRRASRGGIADYSGVTYERLDAGEALHWPVPSETHGGTPRLFLDRFETPTGRARFVTVDQVGPAEPTDADFPLLATTGRVLTHYQSGAQTRRVPSLSEAAGPMFVQVHPDTAGRAGLEDGDDADVVSRRGTVVARVRCDASMRLDTVFLPFHFADAARANLVTNPALDPTSRMPEFKVCAVRIAAHLVGATDGETA from the coding sequence ATGACCGTCGCTGCATCCGTGCCGGAGACCCTTCGGCCACCGGCCACCCGAGCAGGAACGGCGACGCACTGCCCGTACTGCGGGCTGCAGTGCGCGATGACCGTCACCGGCACGGATGCAGCGAGCGCCGGGATCGAGGCCCGCCAGTTCCCGACCAACAAGGGTGGTCTCTGCCAGAAGGGGTGGACCGCCGCCGAGGTGCTGCGAGTGCCCGGCAGGCTCACCACACCACTGGTGCGTGTCGACGGGGAACTCGTCCCGACGACCTGGGACGCCGCACTCGACGCGGTGGCCACGACGCTTCGACGCGTCCGGGCCGAGCACGGCGCCGACGCGGTCGGGATCTTCGGGGCGGGCGGGCTGACCAACGAGAAGTCCTACATGCTCGGCAAGTTCGCCCGTGTCGCGCTGGGCACGTCGAACATCGACTACAACGGGCGGTTCTGCATGTCGTCGGCCGCGGCCGCCGGCAACAAGTCGTTCGGAATCGACCGAGGACTGCCGTTCCCGTTGGCGGACATCGGTTCCGCGCGGGCCGTGCTGGTGCTGGGCGGCAACGTCGCGGAGACGATGCCCCCCTTCGTGCAGCATCTCCGGACCGCCGCCGACGCGGGCGGGCTCATCGTCGCCGACCCACGGCGCACCGCGACGGTGGACCGGGCGGTGTCCGCCGGCGGAGTGCACCTGCAACTGTCGCCGGGCACCGACCTGGCCCTCGCACTGGGCCTGGTGCACCTGGCAGTGGTCGAGGGGTACGCCGATCGCGACTACATCGACTCACGCACCGAGGGTTTCGACGAGTTCTGGACGGCGGCGGCGCAGTGGTGGCCGGAGCGGACCGAGCGCGTCACCGGCGTTCCCGTCGCTCGCCTGCGGGAGACGGTGCGGTTGCTGGCGCAGTCACGGGACGCGGGTACGGGCGCCTACGTGCTCACCGCCCGTGGCGCCGAACAGCACGCGTCCGGAACCGACACGGTCTCGGCCGTCATCGGACTCTCTCTCGTGCTGGGGCTGTGCGGACGACACGGAACCGGATACGGCTGCATCACCGGCCAGGGCAACGGACAGGGCGGACGCGAGCACGGGCAGAAGGCGGACCAGCTTCCCGGATACCGCAAGATCACCGATCCCGCAGCGCGTGAACACATCTCCGCCCTCTGGGGTATCGAGGAGTCCGCACTCCCGGGTGCGGGACTGAGCGCCTACGAACTGCTCGACGCCCTCGGCACCCCCGGTGGTCCCCGCGCGCTCATGGTGCACGGCTCGAACATCGCCGTCTCGGCCCCGCGGGCCGGTCACGTCGTCGACCGGCTCGCCTCACTCGAGATGCTCGTCGTCACCGATTTCGTGCTCTCCGAGACTGCCGCGATGGCCGACGTCGTGCTGCCGACGCTGCAGTGGGCCGAGGAGGAGGGCACCATGACCTCCCTCGAGGGCCGCATCCTGCGCCGGCGCAGGGCCGTGGACGCTCCCGAGGGCGCGCGCGGGGAGCTCGACATCCTCGCCGATCTCGCCGTTCGCCTGGGCCAGCCCGCCGACCGCTTCCCCCGCGACGCACGGACGGTGTTCGAGGAGTTGCGCCGAGCGTCCCGCGGTGGCATCGCCGACTACTCGGGCGTGACCTACGAGCGTCTCGACGCCGGGGAGGCGCTGCACTGGCCGGTACCGTCGGAGACGCACGGCGGCACACCGAGACTGTTCCTCGATCGTTTCGAGACACCCACCGGACGAGCACGTTTCGTCACGGTCGACCAGGTCGGGCCCGCAGAACCCACCGATGCCGACTTTCCTCTCCTCGCGACGACGGGGCGGGTGCTCACGCACTACCAGTCCGGTGCGCAGACCCGGCGCGTACCGTCCCTGTCGGAGGCGGCAGGCCCGATGTTCGTCCAGGTCCACCCGGATACCGCCGGTCGCGCGGGGCTCGAGGACGGCGACGACGCGGACGTCGTCTCGCGCCGCGGAACGGTCGTCGCCCGCGTGCGGTGCGACGCGTCGATGCGGCTCGACACGGTGTTCCTGCCGTTCCACTTCGCCGATGCGGCGCGCGCCAACCTCGTGACCAACCCGGCACTCGATCCCACCAGCCGGATGCCCGAGTTCAAGGTCTGCGCGGTGCGCATCGCCGCGCACCTGGTCGGCGCGACGGACGGGGAGACGGCATGA
- a CDS encoding FAD-dependent oxidoreductase → MSAPHRVVVIGNGLAGARLQEEIHRRDADAARVQVVVYGDENHAAYNRILLSNVVAGHLTPRDTRIKPENWCERNGLETHIGVAVTSIDRERRTITRSDGSTDTYDTLVLATGSRSFLPPAPGMTDADGHPADGVVAFRTLADCDAITAATGPGSRVVVIGAGLLGIEAARGALMRGSDVTIVHPRAYPMEKQMDAGGGAVLTRVLRELGMDVALGARAEALRTAPDGTRELVLSDGSALPADLVVVAAGIRPNIDLAVAAGLDVDRAVVVDDDLRTSDPHIRAIGECAQHRGEVYGLVQPAWEMAGVVADQLCGSASRAEYHGTAQITRLKAHDVDLASMGEIDVDPNDTESEVLVMSDPTRGRYAKVVVRKDRLVGAVMLGNPEVVGTLSQYFDGGSLVPVDRMTLLLGHLVGGPTESANPSTMPDAAVICRCNTVTKKHLVSAWRGGAHTPEAMAEKTRATTGCGSCVGVVDGLCDWLHRADPVPDNDRPPAFPVPDNDRPPAFPVTA, encoded by the coding sequence ATGAGTGCACCTCATCGCGTCGTCGTGATCGGGAACGGCCTCGCCGGTGCCCGGTTGCAGGAGGAGATCCACCGACGCGACGCGGATGCGGCCCGCGTCCAGGTGGTCGTCTACGGCGACGAGAATCACGCCGCGTACAACCGCATCCTGCTCTCCAACGTGGTCGCCGGGCACCTGACCCCGAGGGACACTCGAATCAAGCCCGAGAACTGGTGCGAGCGCAACGGTCTGGAGACGCACATCGGGGTCGCGGTCACGTCGATCGATCGCGAGCGCCGCACGATCACGCGCTCGGACGGGTCCACGGACACCTACGACACGCTCGTCCTCGCCACCGGCTCGCGGTCCTTCCTGCCGCCCGCGCCCGGCATGACCGACGCGGACGGTCACCCCGCGGACGGTGTGGTGGCGTTCCGCACTCTCGCCGACTGCGACGCCATCACCGCAGCAACGGGACCCGGTTCCCGCGTCGTCGTGATCGGCGCCGGGCTTCTCGGCATCGAAGCCGCACGCGGCGCCCTCATGCGCGGATCGGACGTCACCATCGTCCACCCCCGCGCGTATCCGATGGAGAAGCAGATGGACGCCGGTGGCGGCGCCGTGCTGACCCGAGTGTTGCGAGAGCTGGGGATGGACGTGGCGCTGGGCGCTCGGGCCGAGGCTCTGCGTACCGCGCCCGACGGCACGCGCGAACTCGTGTTGTCCGACGGCAGCGCGTTGCCCGCCGACCTGGTCGTCGTCGCGGCCGGGATCCGTCCGAACATCGACCTCGCCGTCGCGGCCGGGCTCGACGTCGACCGCGCTGTCGTCGTCGACGACGACCTGCGCACCTCCGACCCGCACATCCGCGCGATCGGCGAGTGCGCCCAGCACCGCGGTGAGGTCTACGGCCTGGTCCAGCCCGCCTGGGAAATGGCCGGGGTGGTCGCGGACCAGCTGTGCGGCAGCGCGTCCCGCGCCGAGTACCACGGCACCGCGCAGATCACCCGCCTCAAGGCGCACGACGTCGACCTCGCCTCGATGGGCGAGATCGACGTCGACCCGAACGACACCGAGTCCGAGGTCCTGGTCATGAGCGACCCCACCCGCGGCCGGTACGCGAAGGTCGTCGTCCGCAAGGACCGCCTGGTCGGCGCGGTGATGCTCGGCAACCCGGAAGTCGTCGGAACGCTCAGCCAGTACTTCGACGGCGGATCGCTCGTCCCCGTCGACCGTATGACCCTGCTGCTCGGGCACCTCGTCGGTGGACCCACCGAGAGCGCCAACCCGTCGACCATGCCCGACGCAGCCGTGATCTGCCGCTGCAACACCGTCACCAAGAAGCACTTGGTCAGCGCGTGGCGCGGCGGTGCCCACACCCCCGAGGCCATGGCCGAGAAGACCCGCGCCACCACCGGTTGCGGTAGCTGCGTGGGTGTCGTCGACGGCCTCTGCGACTGGCTGCACCGAGCGGATCCCGTCCCCGACAACGACCGGCCTCCGGCCTTCCCGGTCCCCGACAACGACCGGCCTCCGGCCTTCCCGGTCACCGCATGA
- the nirB gene encoding nitrite reductase large subunit NirB: protein MTDQTAHRTVVVVGHGMVGHRFVEALRARDTAGEWSVTVLCEEALPAYDRVGLSSYVGAWDHKELALAGNDYVGDTAVTLRTGVRAESIDRDARVVTTSDGAVVPYDALVMATGSYPFVPPIAGHDLDRCFVYRTIDDLDRIRTCADAAGPGAVGVVVGGGLLGLEAANALKQMGMTPHVVEFAPRLMPLQVDEGGGAVLAKLVTELGVTVHAGVGTSAIAENDHGIDVTLADGSVIDAALLVFSAGVRPQDALARTSGLPVGERGGILTDIGCRTEDPAIYAIGECAAIEGRCYGLVAPGYSSAEVVADRLVGGTAEFPGADLSTKLKLLGVDVASFGDAMGATEGALEVVLNDAAKGTYAKLVLSDDARTLLGGILVGDASAYATLRPLVGRELPGDPAALISPSGEKLGAGALPDDAEVCSCNGVDKGTICSAIAAGACDIASVKSCTDAGTTCGGCLPTIKQLLAASGVVMSKALCEHFSQSRRELFEIVAGAGIRTFSGLVAAHGRGAGCDICKPVVASILASTSSEHILDGEQAALQDTNDHFLANIQKNGTYSVVPRMPGGECTPEQLIVIGEVARDFGLYTKVTGGQRIDMFGARVEQLPAIWKRLVDAGMESGQAYGKSLRTVKSCVGSTWCRYGVQDSVGMAVDLEKRYRGLRSPHKIKFGVSGCARECAEARGKDVGIIATESGWNLYVGGNGGQSPKHAQLLASGLDDTTLVRYIDRYLMFYVRTADRLQRTAPWVESLEGGLDHLRAVVCEDSLGIAADLEAAMASHVEGYRDEWRGVLEDETKLARFVSFVNAPEESDPTVSFDESGARKVPVLMGMPSVPVG, encoded by the coding sequence ATGACCGACCAGACCGCTCACCGCACAGTCGTGGTGGTGGGACACGGAATGGTGGGCCACCGGTTCGTCGAGGCGCTGCGCGCACGCGACACGGCCGGCGAGTGGTCCGTCACCGTCCTCTGCGAGGAGGCCCTCCCCGCCTACGACCGCGTCGGGCTCTCGTCCTACGTCGGCGCCTGGGACCACAAGGAACTCGCGTTGGCGGGCAACGACTATGTCGGGGACACCGCGGTGACCCTGCGTACCGGCGTGCGGGCCGAGTCGATCGACCGCGACGCTCGGGTGGTCACCACCTCGGACGGTGCGGTGGTGCCGTACGACGCGCTGGTCATGGCCACGGGGTCCTACCCGTTCGTCCCCCCCATCGCGGGGCACGACCTCGATCGCTGCTTCGTCTATCGCACGATCGACGACCTGGATCGTATCCGCACCTGCGCCGACGCGGCCGGCCCCGGCGCAGTGGGAGTGGTCGTCGGCGGCGGCCTGCTCGGTCTCGAGGCCGCGAACGCCCTGAAGCAGATGGGCATGACGCCGCACGTTGTGGAATTCGCGCCGCGACTGATGCCGCTGCAGGTCGACGAGGGCGGCGGTGCGGTCCTGGCGAAGCTCGTCACCGAGCTCGGTGTCACCGTCCACGCCGGTGTCGGCACCTCGGCCATCGCCGAGAACGATCACGGCATCGACGTCACTCTGGCGGACGGCAGCGTCATCGACGCCGCCCTGCTGGTGTTCTCGGCGGGTGTCCGCCCGCAGGACGCTCTCGCCCGTACAAGCGGCCTCCCGGTCGGCGAGCGTGGTGGCATCCTCACCGACATCGGTTGCCGTACCGAGGATCCCGCGATCTACGCCATCGGCGAGTGTGCGGCCATCGAGGGCCGGTGCTACGGCCTCGTCGCTCCGGGGTACTCCAGCGCGGAGGTCGTCGCCGATCGGCTCGTCGGCGGTACCGCCGAGTTCCCGGGCGCGGACCTCTCGACCAAGCTCAAACTGCTCGGTGTCGACGTCGCCAGTTTCGGGGACGCGATGGGCGCCACCGAGGGCGCACTCGAGGTGGTGCTCAACGATGCCGCGAAGGGCACCTACGCCAAGCTCGTGCTGTCGGACGACGCGAGGACTCTGCTCGGCGGCATCCTCGTGGGGGACGCGTCGGCGTACGCGACGCTGCGCCCGCTCGTCGGCCGCGAACTCCCGGGCGATCCGGCTGCACTGATCTCGCCGAGCGGCGAGAAGCTCGGCGCCGGAGCGCTTCCCGACGATGCCGAGGTGTGCTCGTGCAACGGTGTGGACAAGGGGACCATCTGCTCGGCCATCGCTGCGGGCGCCTGCGACATCGCTTCGGTCAAGTCCTGCACCGACGCCGGCACCACGTGCGGTGGCTGTCTCCCCACGATCAAGCAGTTGCTCGCCGCGTCGGGCGTGGTCATGTCGAAGGCCCTGTGCGAGCACTTCTCCCAGTCGAGGCGCGAGTTGTTCGAGATCGTCGCCGGCGCGGGCATCCGCACGTTCTCCGGTCTCGTCGCCGCTCACGGCCGCGGCGCCGGTTGCGACATCTGCAAGCCGGTCGTGGCCTCGATCCTGGCGTCCACGTCCTCGGAACACATCCTCGACGGTGAGCAGGCTGCCCTGCAGGACACCAACGATCACTTCCTCGCGAACATCCAGAAGAACGGCACCTACTCCGTCGTTCCTCGTATGCCGGGTGGCGAGTGCACACCGGAGCAGCTCATCGTCATCGGTGAGGTCGCGCGCGACTTCGGGCTGTACACCAAGGTGACGGGCGGCCAGCGCATCGACATGTTCGGCGCACGCGTCGAGCAGCTCCCCGCCATCTGGAAGCGACTGGTCGACGCCGGCATGGAATCGGGCCAGGCGTACGGCAAGTCGCTGCGCACGGTGAAGAGCTGTGTCGGCTCGACCTGGTGCCGCTACGGCGTCCAGGACTCGGTGGGAATGGCCGTCGATCTCGAGAAGCGGTACCGCGGTCTGCGGTCGCCGCACAAGATCAAGTTCGGGGTGTCCGGTTGTGCGCGCGAATGTGCCGAGGCGCGCGGCAAGGACGTCGGCATCATCGCCACCGAGAGCGGATGGAATCTCTACGTCGGCGGCAACGGCGGCCAGTCGCCGAAGCACGCGCAACTCCTCGCGTCGGGGTTGGACGACACCACCCTCGTCCGGTACATCGACCGGTACCTCATGTTCTACGTGCGCACGGCGGACCGCCTGCAGCGCACGGCGCCGTGGGTCGAGAGTCTCGAGGGCGGACTCGACCACCTGCGCGCCGTCGTGTGCGAGGACAGCCTGGGTATCGCCGCGGACCTCGAGGCAGCGATGGCGTCGCACGTCGAGGGCTACAGGGACGAGTGGCGGGGTGTGTTGGAGGACGAGACCAAGCTCGCGCGCTTCGTCTCGTTCGTCAACGCCCCGGAGGAGTCCGACCCCACCGTCTCGTTCGACGAGTCCGGTGCCCGCAAGGTTCCGGTCCTGATGGGGATGCCGTCCGTTCCGGTCGGGTGA